In Fluviispira sanaruensis, a genomic segment contains:
- a CDS encoding DNA translocase FtsK, with product MAMSSELQNKNQNPTNMQKNAANNQEYFKEYIHVLLLGITFCIFVSIITYNPADPSSFNISSQVTNKIAEITNTFGPIGASIADWCFQVFGLGSIVFSMVFIAQLLNTFRRPKQKSRFVLRIFGYPQLIACYLGLLSLILPETHFRGIDIYTGGLLGSSISHYITLLVGKSGAIISLSIAGIASLTLSLGIRPIATVSYLLSLLPFHTTKNFVGVVSDEIHESEKEYVQLTHEEIFRRNREEIRKNLSESGLKNSGQSEDHIKNNLQISEIENTSSLNIINTAFSIAKSDYDTLVNLLDYHKANFPKKNLELENQKLKAEANQIEEKLASFGVKGTVVKSQNGPVINVHEFEPAAGIKVNKVLSLQDDLTLALRAQSVLIGLQPGKSALGIEIPASIRETVSLKEIMESPLFQNPKIPLPVALGKNVDGTPLIADLSAMPHLLVAGSTGSGKSVCINAMLLSLMMSKTPRQLRLLLVDPKMLELSNYDGIGHLLMPVVTEPDKAAGALKWAIEEMERRYRLMKNYQVRNVMAFNNGIEKGEIKDLENNKALDYLPYIVVVVDELSDLMMTAPKDVEDSIQRLAQKARAAGIHLILATQRPSVDVLTGVIKANLPCRLSFQVSSRHDSRTIIENIGAERLLGKGDMLFLPPGISKVIRAQCAFVNDKEINALSSKLQKLYPTFYEANVMQDIERASQDLRQKNDKVSSLSMPSILGDNETIDENTLYDKAVEFARECGNVSTSSIQREFRIGYNRAARLMDRMIREGIVGQSEATGKPRPVLKRF from the coding sequence AAAAATGCGGCAAATAATCAGGAATATTTTAAAGAATATATACATGTACTCCTGTTAGGGATTACATTTTGTATATTCGTCTCAATTATTACATATAATCCAGCAGATCCAAGTTCATTTAATATAAGTTCTCAAGTAACAAATAAAATTGCAGAAATCACAAATACTTTTGGGCCTATAGGAGCATCCATAGCAGATTGGTGTTTTCAAGTCTTTGGTTTAGGTTCAATCGTATTTTCAATGGTATTTATTGCTCAACTATTAAATACATTTCGGAGACCTAAACAAAAAAGTAGATTTGTTTTAAGAATATTTGGTTATCCACAACTCATTGCTTGTTACTTAGGTTTATTATCGTTAATTTTACCAGAAACTCATTTCAGAGGAATAGATATATACACAGGTGGTTTACTTGGATCGAGTATTTCTCATTACATAACGTTGTTGGTTGGTAAATCAGGCGCAATTATTTCTTTATCAATTGCGGGTATAGCGAGTTTGACTTTATCTTTAGGTATAAGGCCAATTGCGACTGTATCATATTTATTATCACTGTTACCTTTTCACACTACAAAAAATTTTGTTGGTGTTGTGTCTGATGAGATACACGAAAGTGAAAAGGAATATGTTCAACTCACGCATGAAGAAATATTTAGGCGTAATCGAGAAGAGATCAGAAAAAATCTGAGTGAAAGTGGTCTGAAAAATTCAGGGCAAAGTGAAGATCATATAAAAAACAATTTACAAATTTCAGAAATTGAAAATACATCATCACTTAATATTATTAATACCGCATTTTCAATTGCAAAATCAGATTACGACACCTTAGTAAATTTACTTGATTATCATAAAGCTAATTTTCCTAAAAAGAACTTAGAACTTGAAAATCAAAAATTGAAAGCTGAAGCAAATCAAATCGAGGAAAAATTAGCTTCATTTGGGGTAAAAGGAACTGTTGTGAAAAGCCAGAATGGTCCAGTAATTAACGTTCATGAGTTTGAGCCTGCAGCAGGAATTAAAGTAAATAAAGTTCTTTCTCTGCAAGATGATCTTACATTGGCATTGCGAGCGCAAAGTGTTTTAATTGGCTTACAGCCCGGAAAAAGTGCGCTTGGTATCGAAATTCCAGCATCAATTAGAGAAACGGTTTCACTTAAAGAAATAATGGAATCCCCTCTCTTTCAAAACCCTAAAATTCCTTTGCCTGTTGCCCTGGGTAAAAATGTGGATGGCACTCCATTGATTGCAGATTTGTCCGCTATGCCGCATTTGCTAGTTGCAGGTTCAACGGGCTCAGGCAAAAGTGTTTGCATTAATGCAATGCTCTTAAGCCTGATGATGAGCAAAACACCTCGCCAGTTAAGACTGTTACTAGTCGATCCAAAAATGTTAGAACTGTCAAATTATGACGGAATTGGTCATTTACTTATGCCTGTTGTCACTGAACCAGATAAAGCAGCTGGTGCTTTAAAATGGGCAATAGAAGAAATGGAAAGGCGTTACCGCTTGATGAAAAATTATCAAGTCCGTAACGTCATGGCTTTTAATAATGGGATTGAAAAGGGTGAAATAAAAGATTTAGAAAATAATAAAGCACTTGATTATTTACCTTACATCGTTGTTGTCGTTGATGAATTAAGCGATCTTATGATGACTGCCCCGAAAGATGTAGAAGATAGTATTCAAAGATTAGCACAAAAAGCACGAGCTGCAGGAATTCACCTTATACTTGCAACACAAAGGCCAAGTGTGGATGTTTTGACTGGTGTTATAAAAGCAAATCTCCCTTGCCGCTTGAGTTTTCAGGTGTCTTCTCGGCATGATAGTAGAACAATAATTGAAAATATTGGTGCAGAACGTTTACTTGGAAAAGGTGATATGCTCTTTTTACCACCTGGAATAAGTAAAGTCATTCGGGCCCAATGTGCATTTGTTAATGATAAAGAGATAAATGCATTATCCAGCAAATTGCAAAAATTATATCCCACATTTTATGAAGCGAATGTTATGCAAGATATTGAAAGAGCATCACAAGATTTAAGACAAAAAAATGACAAAGTAAGTTCATTAAGTATGCCCTCAATCTTGGGAGATAATGAGACGATAGATGAAAATACTCTCTATGATAAAGCTGTTGAGTTTGCTCGTGAATGCGGAAACGTGAGTACGTCAAGTATCCAGAGGGAATTCCGAATAGGTTACAACCGTGCGGCTCGATTGATGGATAGAATGATACGTGAGGGAATTGTCGGACAGTCGGAAGCTACTGGCAAGCCAAGACCCGTATTAAAAAGATTTTAG
- a CDS encoding helix-turn-helix domain-containing protein translates to MNITQVASPNDKNALGVTYETANIVGSRLKQARESRRLSHSQVSARVKIRDRYIEAIEAGDWDVLPPGLNGRGLIRLYARELSVHIPEFESFQHLQTVRVERQSESLMSSSTKKSKYHPAAEESAEVIRSISRRDFQKVTGSDVPADFNSPASLTEENSQTKSYNRPAYIPQRPHSNAIVTPNAFEVLGIEVEEKSNYQVHKTNYNSYTEAAPLPRAEPVKRSMPENNYSVVKESTIEVKYTENEPIYHSRVENIQNENIEFKEESGKKRRSVDLAPMRIVLGLAFFAIFGFITLFLSSKNSHQNKVTNLNAKSIENNLEVAEPIPSSVVDPNIQQNKEIQETTETAGQTQTVAAGGMSISSQKVSNSMIIEHTAKLNVTSKVNIIVESDGKQIYSGTHPVGVFEIPFKQKAEITISDASKASLTYEGWDHGPLGYVGRKRKIILNAQPYVE, encoded by the coding sequence ATGAATATAACGCAAGTCGCATCTCCAAATGACAAGAATGCTCTTGGCGTTACTTATGAAACGGCAAATATTGTCGGAAGTCGTCTGAAGCAAGCTCGTGAAAGTCGAAGGCTATCTCATTCCCAGGTTTCAGCACGTGTAAAAATCAGAGATAGGTATATTGAGGCGATCGAAGCAGGGGATTGGGATGTTTTGCCTCCTGGTTTGAATGGCAGAGGGTTGATTCGTCTTTATGCGCGGGAGCTTTCTGTTCATATTCCTGAGTTTGAATCTTTTCAACATTTGCAAACAGTGAGAGTAGAAAGACAATCAGAAAGTTTAATGTCCTCGTCGACAAAAAAATCTAAATATCATCCAGCTGCAGAAGAGTCTGCTGAGGTGATTCGCTCAATTTCTAGGAGAGATTTCCAAAAAGTAACAGGAAGTGATGTTCCTGCAGATTTTAATTCACCTGCTTCTTTAACAGAAGAAAATTCTCAAACTAAATCCTATAACCGACCAGCATATATTCCGCAACGCCCTCATTCAAATGCAATTGTAACCCCAAATGCGTTTGAAGTATTAGGAATTGAGGTTGAAGAAAAATCCAATTACCAAGTACATAAGACAAACTATAATAGTTATACAGAAGCCGCACCGCTGCCTAGGGCTGAGCCTGTTAAACGATCTATGCCTGAAAATAATTATTCGGTTGTAAAAGAAAGCACAATTGAAGTAAAATATACTGAAAATGAACCGATTTATCATTCCAGAGTTGAAAATATTCAAAATGAAAATATAGAATTTAAAGAAGAATCTGGGAAAAAAAGAAGATCTGTCGATTTAGCACCAATGCGCATAGTTTTGGGTTTGGCTTTTTTTGCAATATTTGGCTTTATAACGCTCTTTTTGAGCTCAAAAAATTCACATCAAAATAAAGTAACAAATTTAAATGCAAAATCTATAGAAAACAATTTAGAAGTAGCAGAGCCAATTCCTTCAAGCGTTGTTGATCCAAATATTCAACAAAATAAAGAAATTCAAGAAACAACAGAGACTGCTGGGCAAACACAAACAGTAGCAGCCGGTGGGATGAGCATTTCATCACAAAAAGTTTCAAATTCAATGATTATCGAGCACACGGCAAAACTGAATGTGACGAGTAAAGTAAATATCATTGTTGAGTCTGATGGGAAGCAAATTTATTCTGGAACTCATCCAGTTGGAGTTTTTGAAATTCCTTTTAAACAAAAAGCTGAAATCACGATAAGTGATGCTTCAAAAGCATCATTAACTTATGAGGGCTGGGATCATGGTCCTCTAGGATATGTGGGTAGAAAAAGAAAGATCATTTTAAATGCCCAACCTTATGTTGAATAA
- the ligA gene encoding NAD-dependent DNA ligase LigA: MSLKINAKNEIENLASQILFHKKLYYKGKSIISDAEYDALENRLTNLCAEHPILSIVGYPFEESNNKISHSIAMLSLAKTYSLEDIFDFISKNKCIAMDKIDGMALSIEYDENGNFLRASTRGNGKFGEDVTEHVYHIKDINKKINLVNNDRKIRIEIRGEVYFPLSEFPKFTDRFDSFRNAVPGTLGRKDVEEALDVLRILKFCVYDVIAFDKNNNYISARDFSELFSLEPDYYSKLKFLDKIGFYTSISHVQEIEKLKDLDSLKLFLNELYASSRDYQIDGIVFRLRDEIIWESLGNTAHHPRGSLAFKQAGDTAETEIQAIEVNVGRSGKISFRAKLNPVYLSGAKISYATLHNAEFIENGNYAVEAKVEIIRSGEVIPAILRLIEPAEKKFKLPTQCLCSFPLTRKGPDLFCLENPNCTFKDQESLVYYVSSLDIMGVSDKIVLKIREAGLVQEPADFYKLTVEDLLQIEGFAQKSSENVIAAIQGARKIPLAKFLTALGLKRGGAVKCQEVAKKCKTLNNVLKLKVEDLLIEKGWAQKSAEDFIDSLVNKEKIIQNLLEFVTIINDNSGLLSEEQKNHPYFGKNICITGALSRPREEYKAMLEKAGAKLVSAVSSKTDFLVCNESSSSSKYKDALKHNVKILTEAEFSEHL, encoded by the coding sequence GTGTCATTAAAAATAAATGCAAAAAATGAAATTGAAAATTTAGCATCGCAAATCCTTTTTCATAAAAAATTATATTATAAAGGAAAAAGCATAATAAGTGATGCTGAATATGATGCTCTTGAAAATAGATTAACAAATTTATGTGCAGAACATCCTATTTTAAGCATAGTTGGTTATCCGTTTGAAGAGAGTAATAATAAAATTTCTCATTCCATAGCTATGCTATCATTAGCAAAAACATATTCCTTAGAAGACATATTTGATTTTATTAGCAAAAACAAATGTATTGCCATGGATAAAATTGATGGAATGGCTTTATCAATTGAATATGATGAGAATGGTAATTTTTTGCGAGCCTCCACACGTGGAAATGGAAAATTTGGTGAAGATGTAACTGAGCATGTTTATCATATAAAAGATATTAATAAAAAAATTAATTTAGTAAATAATGATCGAAAAATAAGAATTGAAATAAGGGGAGAAGTTTATTTTCCACTTTCTGAGTTTCCTAAATTTACAGATCGGTTTGATAGTTTTAGGAATGCCGTTCCTGGAACATTAGGAAGAAAAGACGTTGAAGAAGCTCTAGATGTTTTACGTATTTTAAAATTTTGCGTCTATGATGTAATCGCTTTTGATAAAAATAATAATTATATCTCAGCACGTGATTTTAGCGAGCTCTTTTCTTTAGAACCAGATTATTACTCTAAATTAAAATTTTTAGATAAAATTGGCTTTTATACTTCTATTTCACATGTACAAGAAATAGAGAAGTTAAAAGATCTCGATAGCCTAAAACTTTTTTTAAATGAGTTATATGCTTCAAGTAGGGATTATCAAATAGACGGAATTGTCTTTCGCTTAAGAGATGAAATTATTTGGGAATCATTGGGTAATACAGCTCATCATCCTAGAGGAAGTTTGGCATTTAAACAAGCTGGAGACACTGCTGAAACAGAAATTCAAGCGATTGAAGTCAATGTTGGTCGAAGTGGAAAAATTTCCTTTCGTGCAAAATTAAATCCTGTTTATTTATCTGGTGCTAAAATTTCGTATGCGACCCTTCACAATGCTGAGTTTATTGAAAATGGCAATTATGCTGTCGAGGCAAAAGTTGAAATCATTCGCAGTGGCGAAGTTATTCCAGCAATTCTTCGCTTAATTGAACCTGCAGAAAAGAAATTTAAACTTCCAACCCAATGTTTATGTAGCTTTCCATTGACGCGAAAAGGCCCAGATTTATTTTGTCTAGAAAATCCCAATTGCACTTTCAAAGATCAAGAAAGTTTAGTTTATTACGTATCTTCCTTAGATATAATGGGTGTATCAGACAAAATCGTTTTAAAAATTCGAGAAGCTGGTTTAGTACAAGAACCTGCCGATTTTTATAAATTGACAGTGGAAGATCTTTTACAAATCGAGGGATTTGCACAAAAGTCATCAGAAAATGTTATAGCTGCAATCCAAGGGGCTAGAAAAATTCCATTAGCAAAATTTTTAACGGCTCTTGGCTTAAAACGAGGTGGTGCTGTCAAATGCCAAGAAGTTGCAAAAAAATGTAAGACATTAAATAATGTTTTAAAATTAAAGGTAGAAGATTTATTAATTGAAAAAGGCTGGGCACAAAAATCCGCAGAAGATTTTATAGATTCTCTTGTAAATAAAGAAAAAATAATTCAAAATTTATTAGAATTTGTTACGATTATAAATGATAATTCAGGTTTATTAAGTGAGGAACAAAAAAATCATCCGTATTTTGGAAAAAATATATGTATAACAGGAGCTCTCTCTAGGCCAAGAGAAGAATACAAAGCTATGCTTGAAAAAGCTGGAGCAAAACTTGTATCGGCAGTGAGTTCAAAAACTGACTTTTTAGTTTGTAACGAAAGCTCAAGTTCTTCAAAATATAAAGATGCTCTAAAACATAATGTAAAAATACTCACAGAAGCTGAGTTTTCAGAGCATCTTTAA
- a CDS encoding ComEC/Rec2 family competence protein, producing MKFTKLKILQDGNYAFQYSQGIIHALITYSLLFIIIHNSIYIFSDNGVIENTFNITSHIKTKAQNIAISMQEKNLALNFLANIRKLSFFEAKQFQSSGLIHLLAISGGQVVPLTSGFGKLIAYFLYFCLRKLIAPFQLMNIINKFRTFFSVIISLILCHIFGCTGALIRVSSLTYLIKIKSFQSQHLFFFPYLPYIPSSTFTRFFVLILISLFFGNILYNFSFLLSAIGASCAEISIYLSYFFIKKSKILVALASTCLTSIFTGIILSPFSSIHLLNSCLANIIALPVVCFLITPLTLILLIISEDFFYYKQLINIFDLSLNILKRISIAFSNPYNLINPFDRNNPLFKLEGLFYLSIVLVVLWVISDLYKERKIYYTRFHFQKLKML from the coding sequence TTGAAGTTCACAAAGTTAAAAATTCTACAGGATGGAAATTATGCTTTTCAATACTCGCAAGGCATAATTCATGCTCTTATTACTTATTCATTGCTTTTTATAATCATCCACAACTCAATTTACATTTTCTCGGACAATGGAGTCATTGAAAATACTTTCAATATTACTTCGCACATAAAAACAAAGGCTCAGAATATTGCTATCTCCATGCAGGAGAAAAACTTAGCACTTAATTTCTTAGCGAATATAAGAAAACTTTCTTTTTTTGAGGCAAAACAATTCCAATCTTCTGGACTTATTCATTTATTAGCTATATCTGGTGGACAAGTCGTACCTCTGACAAGCGGATTTGGGAAACTTATAGCTTATTTTCTCTATTTTTGTCTACGAAAATTAATAGCACCCTTTCAGCTCATGAATATTATAAATAAATTCAGAACATTCTTTTCTGTTATTATTTCACTCATATTATGTCATATCTTTGGTTGTACAGGTGCACTTATCCGAGTTTCTTCTTTAACATATTTAATCAAAATTAAAAGTTTTCAATCTCAGCATTTATTCTTTTTCCCTTACTTACCATATATTCCTAGTTCAACATTCACCCGTTTTTTTGTCTTAATCCTTATTTCATTATTTTTTGGTAATATTTTATATAATTTTTCATTTCTACTTTCTGCTATAGGAGCATCCTGTGCAGAAATATCAATTTATCTTTCATATTTTTTTATTAAAAAATCAAAAATATTAGTTGCGCTTGCAAGCACATGTCTTACCTCTATTTTTACAGGAATTATTTTGTCACCTTTCTCTTCAATTCATTTACTCAATTCATGTCTTGCAAACATAATAGCACTCCCAGTCGTTTGTTTTTTGATCACGCCACTTACTTTAATTCTATTAATAATTTCTGAAGATTTTTTTTATTATAAACAACTTATAAATATTTTTGATCTTTCACTCAATATACTGAAAAGGATATCTATAGCCTTCTCCAATCCATATAACTTAATAAATCCTTTTGACAGAAACAACCCACTCTTTAAACTGGAAGGGCTCTTTTATTTGAGCATTGTTCTTGTTGTACTTTGGGTTATTTCAGATCTCTATAAGGAAAGAAAAATCTACTATACGAGATTCCATTTTCAGAAATTAAAGATGCTCTGA
- a CDS encoding site-specific DNA-methyltransferase, whose amino-acid sequence MLENKQDESKSKAIICKIANQTRSPQLLENTNLSQNSKDSQNLLIHGDNLDVLKYLQNSFKNTIKCIYLDPPFNTGVSINSKGMKLKYCDEFDHESWIELMRLRLTACKNLLNEEGCLFLHLDDTECAYAKVLLDNIFGRENYLNTITVKTHAPSGFKVTGKVLLSCANYLLLYSKNKNKIKLNPVYLEKEYDKFYSYWLYNREECHSLWKFESIKDAYVKLNFNKCSFKSLIQSSQINKKDLEKDIANFALSNPKQVFRLAPIGGGAKIKRNEIIEHSKAHKGIVFKTSSENKDDFYLLNGNQIIFYDKRFQMINGQFRPSEILTNIWTDIPWNGIAREGGVSFCNGKKPEALIERILSIATSENEWVLDCFLGSGTTAAVAQKMKRKWIGIEKGEQIYTHAHTRLCNVIRGNDLNGISRELMWQGGGGFKFLELRKKVNLE is encoded by the coding sequence ATGTTAGAAAATAAACAGGATGAAAGTAAATCTAAAGCTATTATATGCAAAATTGCAAATCAAACGCGATCTCCTCAACTTTTGGAAAACACAAATCTTTCACAAAATTCAAAAGACTCACAAAATCTACTTATTCATGGTGACAATCTTGATGTATTAAAATACCTACAAAATTCATTTAAAAATACTATCAAATGTATATATCTTGACCCACCTTTTAATACTGGAGTAAGCATTAATTCCAAAGGTATGAAGCTTAAATATTGTGATGAATTTGATCACGAAAGTTGGATAGAATTAATGAGACTGCGCCTGACAGCTTGCAAAAATCTTCTGAATGAAGAGGGCTGCTTATTTCTCCATTTAGATGACACAGAATGCGCTTATGCAAAAGTTTTACTTGATAATATATTTGGTAGGGAAAACTATTTAAATACTATAACTGTCAAAACACACGCTCCCTCCGGCTTTAAAGTAACTGGGAAAGTTTTACTATCTTGTGCAAATTATTTATTACTTTATTCCAAAAACAAAAATAAGATAAAACTCAATCCTGTTTATTTAGAAAAAGAATATGATAAATTTTACTCGTATTGGTTATACAATAGAGAAGAGTGTCATTCACTTTGGAAATTTGAAAGTATTAAAGATGCATATGTAAAATTAAACTTTAATAAGTGTTCATTTAAATCATTAATTCAAAGCTCGCAAATTAACAAAAAAGATCTTGAAAAAGATATTGCAAATTTCGCTTTATCTAACCCAAAGCAAGTTTTTCGGCTTGCTCCCATTGGAGGAGGTGCAAAAATTAAAAGAAATGAAATAATTGAACATTCAAAAGCACATAAAGGAATTGTCTTCAAGACATCGAGTGAAAATAAGGATGATTTCTACCTTTTAAATGGCAATCAAATAATATTTTATGACAAAAGATTTCAAATGATTAATGGACAATTTAGGCCATCTGAAATTTTAACTAACATTTGGACTGACATCCCATGGAATGGAATTGCTAGAGAGGGAGGTGTTTCATTTTGTAATGGCAAAAAACCTGAAGCTCTTATAGAACGTATATTATCAATTGCAACTTCAGAAAATGAATGGGTATTAGATTGCTTTCTCGGATCAGGGACAACTGCAGCTGTTGCCCAGAAAATGAAAAGAAAATGGATCGGAATTGAAAAAGGAGAGCAGATTTATACTCATGCACACACACGGCTGTGTAATGTTATAAGGGGAAATGATTTAAATGGAATTTCACGTGAACTCATGTGGCAAGGTGGTGGAGGATTTAAATTCCTTGAACTAAGAAAAAAGGTTAATCTTGAATAA
- a CDS encoding DNA adenine methylase, translated as MKDSNFLFPLKEKSKPILKWAGGKTNLLPHLIKIFPKNFDRYIEPFIGGGAVFLSLKKGTSAIINDYNEEIFNLYIGVRENPAEIAKYLDKFSSLYSEEFYYKLRKEIPENRYEKMARTIFLNKTGFNGLYRQNSKGEFNVPFGKRTFCPSLYESDNLFKVSERLNYAQILNEDFEMIIEQSGRGDFVYCDPPYEPLSITSSFNSYNSIGFNRKQQIRLYEACVRAAKRGACVAISNSNSNFILNLYNDFLINKLFAKRAINSNGNKRGKIEEVLVLICEESVSSLYFNQEIRKTLDCSLA; from the coding sequence ATGAAAGATTCTAATTTTCTCTTTCCATTAAAAGAGAAATCGAAACCAATTTTAAAGTGGGCGGGTGGAAAAACTAATTTATTACCTCATCTTATTAAAATTTTTCCAAAGAATTTTGATAGATATATTGAGCCATTTATTGGAGGTGGTGCGGTTTTCTTATCACTGAAAAAAGGCACTTCAGCTATTATTAATGATTATAATGAAGAAATTTTTAATTTGTATATTGGTGTTCGGGAAAATCCAGCAGAGATAGCAAAGTATTTAGATAAGTTTTCTTCTCTCTATTCAGAAGAATTTTATTATAAATTAAGAAAAGAAATTCCAGAGAATAGATACGAGAAAATGGCAAGAACAATTTTTTTGAATAAAACTGGATTTAATGGTCTCTATCGACAAAACTCCAAAGGTGAATTTAATGTGCCGTTTGGAAAAAGAACCTTTTGTCCGAGCTTATATGAGAGTGATAATTTGTTTAAAGTCTCTGAGAGACTTAATTATGCTCAAATTTTAAATGAAGATTTTGAAATGATCATCGAACAGTCGGGACGAGGTGATTTTGTCTATTGCGACCCCCCTTATGAACCTCTATCTATTACTTCATCATTTAATTCCTATAATAGTATCGGTTTTAATCGGAAGCAGCAAATTCGATTGTATGAAGCTTGCGTGAGAGCAGCAAAAAGAGGGGCATGTGTTGCTATATCGAATTCTAATTCAAACTTTATTTTAAATTTATACAATGACTTTTTAATAAATAAGTTATTTGCTAAAAGAGCAATTAACTCAAATGGAAATAAAAGAGGAAAGATTGAAGAAGTACTTGTACTGATTTGTGAAGAGAGCGTTTCGAGTCTTTATTTCAATCAAGAAATTAGAAAAACCTTAGATTGCTCTCTTGCTTAA
- a CDS encoding acyl-CoA desaturase, protein MKLRESASITKFNWRNFIWISAVHIIALTLCWYYFTWQAFIVFAVMHYLAGMVGITFGFHRLLSHKGFKANSIIQNFAAFCGTLACQGGPISWVGQHRVHHAFSDTKYDPHDMNLGFWHSHIGFIFNRRADLNSIEEVSHYCPDIAKVKYFMFLEKNMILIQIAVGLSLFALGGLLGSTAGFDWYNAMSFIIWGIFVRLVSGYHVTWFVNSATHKWGTRPHNTNDDSRNNWWVGILAFGEGWHNNHHAQPRAARHGWEWWQLDQTWIMISSLKKLGLVTDIKLPNRVTKKDDTIKNGQETLPKVTPELIPHKKAV, encoded by the coding sequence ATGAAATTAAGAGAATCTGCATCAATAACGAAATTTAATTGGAGAAATTTCATTTGGATTTCCGCAGTGCACATCATAGCATTGACTTTGTGCTGGTACTATTTTACTTGGCAAGCTTTCATCGTATTTGCCGTAATGCATTACCTTGCTGGTATGGTTGGTATTACTTTTGGTTTCCATAGACTTCTTAGCCATAAAGGCTTTAAAGCAAATTCAATTATTCAAAACTTTGCAGCTTTCTGCGGAACTCTTGCCTGCCAAGGTGGTCCAATTTCTTGGGTTGGACAGCATAGAGTTCACCATGCTTTTTCGGATACCAAATATGACCCACATGACATGAATTTAGGCTTCTGGCATTCACATATTGGCTTTATTTTCAATAGACGTGCTGACTTAAATTCCATTGAAGAAGTGTCACACTACTGCCCTGACATAGCTAAAGTTAAGTATTTCATGTTCTTAGAAAAAAATATGATCCTCATCCAAATTGCAGTAGGTCTCAGCTTATTTGCACTTGGTGGCCTTCTCGGTAGCACAGCAGGGTTTGACTGGTATAATGCTATGAGTTTCATAATATGGGGTATTTTCGTAAGACTTGTCTCGGGTTACCATGTGACTTGGTTTGTAAACTCAGCAACGCACAAATGGGGTACTCGTCCACACAACACCAATGATGATTCTCGTAACAACTGGTGGGTCGGTATCCTTGCCTTTGGCGAAGGCTGGCACAATAATCACCACGCTCAACCTAGAGCCGCTCGTCACGGTTGGGAATGGTGGCAACTTGACCAAACTTGGATCATGATTTCTAGTCTAAAAAAACTTGGTCTTGTTACAGATATTAAGTTGCCAAACAGAGTCACTAAGAAGGACGATACCATTAAAAACGGTCAAGAAACACTTCCAAAAGTGACTCCAGAGCTCATTCCTCACAAAAAAGCAGTTTAA
- the rsmI gene encoding 16S rRNA (cytidine(1402)-2'-O)-methyltransferase, producing the protein MSEPVLYIVATPIGTLGDFSQRAQSILSSVSFIACEDTRHTSKLLHNFGIKAPLESLHVHNEKEKSEFLINKLLNSELKCAAVVSDAGTPCISDPGSFFIRAAHKHGIRILSIPGPSSMTSALAASGFIQPRTLFSGFLERSKKDQCKEFARWKSIAPCIAVFFESPKRIIDTLKNIKEYFFQTPIQLTLSREISKKFEEHINGSIDEILKEIEKKSEIQGEFVITVNIEPILNEKLEKPCEEIAFEVLELVKNGMHIKEACKVLAEKYEQSSKEIYNVYLKIKS; encoded by the coding sequence ATGTCTGAACCCGTTCTTTATATCGTTGCGACTCCTATTGGTACTTTAGGTGATTTTTCTCAACGCGCTCAAAGTATTTTATCTTCAGTTAGTTTTATTGCCTGTGAAGATACAAGGCATACAAGCAAATTATTACACAATTTTGGCATAAAAGCACCTCTTGAAAGTCTTCATGTGCATAATGAAAAAGAAAAATCTGAATTTTTAATAAATAAATTATTAAATTCAGAACTCAAGTGTGCGGCCGTTGTTTCAGACGCTGGGACTCCTTGCATCTCCGATCCTGGTTCATTTTTCATAAGGGCAGCTCATAAACATGGAATTCGAATTTTAAGTATTCCAGGCCCGAGTAGTATGACTTCTGCACTCGCAGCAAGTGGATTTATTCAACCGCGCACTCTATTTTCAGGATTTCTAGAACGAAGCAAAAAGGATCAGTGCAAAGAATTTGCTCGTTGGAAATCAATTGCGCCATGCATTGCTGTTTTTTTTGAGAGTCCAAAAAGAATCATAGATACATTAAAAAATATAAAAGAATATTTTTTTCAAACTCCAATTCAGTTAACTCTCTCTAGAGAAATATCTAAAAAATTCGAAGAACATATTAATGGTAGTATTGATGAAATTTTAAAAGAAATCGAAAAAAAATCTGAAATTCAAGGTGAATTTGTAATCACAGTCAATATCGAGCCAATTCTAAATGAAAAGTTAGAAAAACCTTGTGAAGAAATTGCTTTTGAAGTCTTGGAGTTAGTAAAAAATGGCATGCACATAAAAGAAGCTTGTAAAGTCTTAGCAGAAAAATACGAGCAAAGTTCCAAAGAAATTTACAATGTATATTTAAAAATCAAGTCTTAA